A DNA window from Candidatus Sulfidibacterium hydrothermale contains the following coding sequences:
- the rlmD gene encoding 23S rRNA (uracil(1939)-C(5))-methyltransferase RlmD, whose product MGRRKKKPLPLLEDVEIRDAGAEGKAVARVDEKVLFVPFGAPGDVVDVQVYKKKRHFLEGRIVALKKASPYRVEPRCKHFGLCGGCKWQHLDYAYQKVFKQKQVKDALDRIAKVPYPEINAIIGSEKIYYYRNKLEFTFSNRKWLTEFDPVATEDNPVETRGLGFHLPGKFDKILDIEECFLQKDPSNAIRLAVKDFAIEKNYSFYNVREQQGFLRNMIVRTSSTGDLMVVVIFGEEHPENIRELMTFLAEKFPQITSLMYVVNPKNNDSIYDLETRLFKGKDHILEVMQPARPDRKPLYFKVGPKSFYQTNPEQARKLYQTAHDFAGFAGNELVYDLYTGTGTIALFIAPSVKKVVGIESVEEAVVHARKNAAENDIANVEFHAGDMAKLLDEEFIAQHGHPDVLVTDPPRAGMHPKVIRQILETAPEKIVYVSCNPATQARDIALLDEKYRIEKVQPVDMFPQTHHVENVVLLVKK is encoded by the coding sequence ATGGGAAGAAGAAAAAAGAAACCACTTCCGTTGCTGGAAGATGTTGAAATACGGGATGCCGGCGCTGAAGGAAAAGCCGTGGCCCGGGTGGACGAAAAAGTACTGTTTGTTCCTTTTGGTGCACCGGGCGACGTGGTGGATGTGCAGGTGTATAAAAAGAAACGCCATTTTTTGGAAGGCCGTATTGTTGCATTGAAAAAAGCGTCGCCATACCGAGTGGAACCCCGGTGTAAGCATTTCGGCTTATGCGGAGGGTGTAAATGGCAGCATCTGGATTATGCATACCAAAAAGTCTTTAAACAAAAGCAGGTAAAAGATGCGCTGGACCGTATTGCCAAAGTACCTTATCCTGAAATTAATGCGATCATCGGCTCCGAAAAAATTTATTATTACCGGAATAAGCTGGAGTTTACCTTCTCCAATCGAAAATGGTTGACGGAATTTGATCCGGTGGCTACCGAGGATAATCCGGTGGAAACCCGTGGACTGGGTTTTCATTTGCCGGGAAAATTTGATAAAATTCTGGATATTGAGGAATGTTTTTTGCAAAAAGATCCGTCTAATGCCATCCGGCTGGCGGTGAAAGATTTTGCCATCGAAAAGAATTATAGTTTTTATAATGTTCGTGAACAGCAGGGCTTTTTGCGAAATATGATTGTTCGTACATCCTCTACGGGTGATCTGATGGTTGTTGTAATTTTTGGAGAAGAACATCCGGAAAATATCCGGGAATTAATGACCTTCCTGGCCGAAAAATTCCCACAGATCACCTCGCTGATGTACGTGGTAAATCCGAAAAATAACGACAGTATTTACGATTTGGAAACCCGGCTTTTCAAGGGAAAAGACCATATTCTGGAAGTGATGCAACCGGCACGGCCCGACAGAAAACCGCTTTATTTTAAAGTAGGCCCCAAGTCGTTTTACCAAACCAATCCCGAACAGGCCCGTAAACTTTATCAAACAGCACATGATTTTGCCGGTTTTGCCGGTAATGAGCTGGTGTACGACCTTTACACGGGTACCGGAACCATTGCTTTGTTTATCGCTCCTTCGGTAAAAAAAGTGGTGGGCATTGAGTCGGTGGAAGAGGCGGTAGTTCATGCCCGGAAAAATGCTGCCGAGAACGATATTGCTAATGTGGAATTTCATGCCGGTGATATGGCAAAATTACTGGATGAAGAATTTATAGCACAGCATGGTCATCCGGATGTTTTGGTTACGGATCCGCCGCGGGCGGGAATGCATCCCAAAGTAATTCGCCAGATCCTTGAAACAGCACCCGAAAAAATTGTTTATGTCAGTTGCAATCCGGCTACCCAGGCACGCGATATTGCTTTGCTGGATGAAAAGTATCGCATTGAAAAAGTACAGCCGGTGGATATGTTTCCGCAAACACATCATGTAGAAAATGTGGTGTTGCTGGTGAAAAAATAG
- a CDS encoding DUF4251 domain-containing protein yields MKKFVFILSFLLALAFVVPAGATAQTKALTKKEQRKLEKKKKKEERKKKSLAQRKYYEKLLKDQRWVFQATRLYGPSGQLYNVSPDVNFVAVKDSMIILQFGFQNVIGWNGVGGVTAEGFLSQYKLNPGKNHKQAMTVSAHIRPKFGGGSPYFTMTIMDDGSADIAVTLNNGDLLRMGGQLYAPQNASVYKGVTFP; encoded by the coding sequence ATGAAAAAGTTCGTTTTTATACTCAGTTTTCTGCTGGCTTTGGCTTTTGTTGTTCCTGCCGGAGCAACAGCTCAAACCAAAGCATTGACCAAAAAAGAGCAACGTAAACTGGAAAAGAAAAAGAAAAAAGAGGAACGGAAGAAAAAAAGCCTTGCCCAAAGAAAATATTATGAGAAGCTGTTGAAAGACCAGCGGTGGGTATTTCAGGCTACACGGCTTTATGGCCCGTCCGGTCAGCTTTATAATGTTTCGCCTGATGTGAATTTTGTGGCGGTAAAAGACAGCATGATTATTCTGCAGTTCGGTTTTCAAAACGTTATTGGCTGGAATGGTGTAGGAGGGGTGACAGCAGAAGGTTTTCTTAGCCAGTATAAATTGAATCCTGGCAAAAATCATAAACAGGCCATGACGGTTTCGGCACATATTCGTCCGAAATTTGGCGGCGGAAGCCCCTATTTTACCATGACCATTATGGATGATGGCTCGGCAGATATTGCGGTAACGCTGAACAACGGAGATCTGTTGCGCATGGGCGGACAACTGTATGCGCCGCAAAATGCCAGTGTGTACAAAGGGGTGACGTTTCCTTGA
- a CDS encoding DUF4251 domain-containing protein, whose protein sequence is MKRIVYLLGFILVLAVAAPQGATAQNRELTKKELRKLKREKKREARKKENQRLRARYMRLLKNKQFVFEAQKVYLPAGPSANVATNVNFIAVHNDQIVVQFDFTGLSGSNGLGGVTARGKIEKWHFDPGKNSKQAMTVSGQVTPRGSGRRIFFTITVTDDGLADAQITLRSSTFRLTGLIASLKDADVVIGSPIF, encoded by the coding sequence ATGAAACGAATAGTTTATTTGCTCGGTTTTATTCTGGTTTTGGCTGTGGCTGCCCCTCAGGGAGCTACTGCACAAAACAGGGAATTGACAAAGAAAGAATTACGGAAATTAAAACGGGAAAAGAAAAGAGAAGCCCGGAAAAAAGAAAACCAGCGGTTACGGGCCAGGTATATGCGGTTGCTCAAAAACAAACAGTTTGTTTTTGAAGCCCAAAAAGTATATCTGCCCGCCGGTCCTAGTGCCAATGTCGCCACCAATGTGAATTTTATTGCTGTGCATAATGATCAAATTGTTGTTCAGTTTGATTTTACGGGACTTAGCGGATCAAACGGACTGGGCGGAGTAACTGCCCGTGGCAAAATTGAGAAATGGCATTTCGATCCGGGGAAAAATTCCAAACAGGCCATGACCGTAAGTGGCCAGGTAACACCGCGGGGCTCCGGAAGGCGGATATTCTTTACCATTACGGTGACGGACGATGGTTTGGCTGATGCACAAATCACCTTGAGAAGTTCGACTTTCCGGCTTACAGGACTGATAGCCAGTCTGAAAGATGCTGATGTGGTGATTGGTTCCCCCATCTTTTAA
- the rsfS gene encoding ribosome silencing factor has product MKQDEGNNKDDILQQVVAAMQEKKAKDIVHLDLTALPDAVTDYFVICHVSSKTQATAVYDYVLEQVWKNCKEHPYHREGYENAEWILIDYVNVVVHIFLEEKRKFYHLEGLWADAKITNHSEE; this is encoded by the coding sequence ATGAAACAAGACGAAGGAAACAACAAAGATGACATTCTGCAACAGGTAGTGGCTGCCATGCAGGAAAAGAAAGCAAAGGATATCGTTCACCTTGATTTAACAGCCCTTCCGGATGCCGTGACAGATTATTTTGTAATTTGCCACGTCTCATCAAAAACACAAGCTACCGCCGTTTATGATTATGTGTTGGAGCAAGTGTGGAAGAATTGTAAAGAGCATCCTTACCATCGTGAAGGATACGAGAATGCAGAATGGATATTGATTGATTATGTAAATGTGGTTGTACATATCTTTCTTGAAGAAAAACGGAAATTCTATCATTTGGAAGGCCTTTGGGCTGATGCCAAAATAACGAATCATTCCGAAGAATGA
- the ftsH gene encoding ATP-dependent zinc metalloprotease FtsH — protein sequence MADEKNKNKSTNKSGNNNPFSNLPGTGNKRPKFSFYWIYGILALVFLGINFLNTGGEPQKTDWKHLKTMLADKDVQKLVLVNKDVAEIYLKPEALKKEEYKDLKNTTNTFGQKTPQFYYNVASPDIFIEQVQKAQKGNDNPVYVESETRHNWGSEILGWVFPLLLLLGVWWFIMRMMSRGGGGAGGQIFNIGKSKAQVYDKKTSVNITFKDVAGLEEAKTEVVEVVDFLKNPDRYTRLGGKIPKGILLVGPPGTGKTLLAKSVAGEAHVPFFSLSGSDFVEMFVGVGASRVRDLFKQAKEKAPSIIFIDEIDAIGRARGKNPMTGSNDERENTLNQLLTEMDGFIPNSGVIVLAATNRADILDKALLRAGRFDRQIFVELPDLDARREIFKVHMKPLKLSKNIDIDFLARQTPGFSGADIANVCNEAALIAARKSHRTVTRQDFMDAIDRIIGGLEKKNKIISDKEKKVIAHHEAGHATVSWLLEHANPLVKVTIVPRGKSLGAAWYLPEERQITTKAQLLDEMCAALGGRAAEEVIFGEVSTGALNDLEKVTKQAFAMVAYYGLSDKIGNLSFYDSTGQQEYSFSKPFSEKTNEVIDQEIKELVEESYKRAKKIITEHKEQLEALAMRLLEREVIFSDDLVEIFGKRPWGETLSIKDHLAKKSRTKKKVNTQSAKEKKAASGTGEKEVKNNKPSEKKADKKPDIPEENNLLEETV from the coding sequence ATGGCAGACGAAAAAAATAAGAATAAATCTACTAATAAGTCCGGAAACAATAATCCGTTTAGCAATTTGCCGGGGACGGGAAATAAGCGGCCAAAGTTCAGTTTTTACTGGATTTACGGGATTCTTGCACTGGTTTTTTTGGGGATTAACTTTTTAAATACCGGCGGTGAACCCCAGAAAACAGACTGGAAACATCTGAAAACCATGTTGGCCGATAAAGATGTTCAGAAACTGGTATTGGTGAATAAAGATGTGGCCGAGATTTACCTGAAACCGGAAGCGCTGAAAAAAGAAGAATACAAAGATTTAAAAAACACCACCAATACGTTTGGACAAAAAACGCCGCAATTTTATTACAATGTGGCATCTCCGGATATTTTTATCGAGCAGGTACAGAAAGCCCAAAAAGGAAATGATAATCCGGTTTATGTGGAAAGTGAGACCCGTCATAATTGGGGAAGTGAAATCCTTGGCTGGGTGTTCCCGCTGCTTTTGCTTTTAGGTGTATGGTGGTTTATCATGCGTATGATGAGCCGCGGTGGCGGTGGTGCCGGCGGACAAATCTTTAATATTGGAAAATCAAAAGCACAGGTTTACGACAAAAAAACCAGTGTAAATATCACTTTTAAAGATGTAGCCGGACTGGAAGAAGCGAAGACGGAAGTAGTGGAAGTAGTTGATTTTCTGAAGAATCCTGACCGGTATACCCGGCTTGGCGGAAAAATTCCGAAAGGCATCTTGCTGGTAGGCCCTCCCGGAACCGGAAAAACATTGCTGGCCAAGTCAGTGGCCGGAGAAGCGCACGTGCCTTTCTTCTCTTTGTCCGGGTCCGATTTTGTTGAGATGTTTGTGGGCGTTGGCGCCTCCCGGGTACGTGATCTCTTTAAACAGGCCAAAGAAAAAGCGCCGAGTATTATTTTTATTGACGAAATTGATGCCATTGGCCGCGCCCGGGGGAAAAACCCCATGACCGGTTCTAATGACGAACGGGAAAATACGCTGAACCAGCTTCTTACCGAGATGGACGGCTTTATTCCCAATTCGGGAGTGATTGTATTGGCAGCAACCAACCGGGCTGATATCTTGGATAAAGCCCTTTTGCGTGCCGGCCGTTTCGATCGCCAGATCTTTGTGGAACTTCCTGACCTGGATGCCCGCCGCGAAATTTTCAAGGTACACATGAAACCGTTGAAACTGAGCAAGAATATTGACATCGATTTTCTTGCCCGTCAGACACCGGGGTTCTCCGGAGCAGATATTGCCAATGTTTGTAACGAAGCGGCTTTGATTGCTGCCCGGAAATCGCATCGGACGGTTACCCGTCAGGATTTTATGGATGCCATTGACCGGATTATCGGCGGACTGGAAAAGAAAAACAAAATCATTTCGGATAAAGAGAAAAAAGTTATTGCCCATCACGAAGCCGGCCATGCCACGGTGAGCTGGCTGCTGGAACATGCTAATCCGTTGGTTAAGGTAACCATCGTGCCCCGGGGAAAATCGCTGGGTGCAGCCTGGTATTTGCCCGAAGAGCGTCAAATCACTACCAAAGCCCAATTACTGGACGAAATGTGTGCCGCTTTGGGCGGTCGTGCAGCCGAAGAAGTCATTTTTGGTGAAGTGTCTACCGGGGCTTTGAATGATTTGGAAAAAGTAACCAAGCAGGCTTTTGCCATGGTAGCGTATTATGGCTTGAGCGATAAGATCGGAAATTTAAGTTTCTACGATTCTACCGGACAACAGGAGTATTCTTTCAGCAAGCCTTTTAGCGAAAAAACCAATGAAGTCATTGATCAGGAGATCAAAGAACTGGTTGAAGAATCTTATAAGCGGGCCAAAAAAATTATTACAGAGCACAAAGAACAGCTGGAAGCATTGGCCATGCGTTTGCTGGAGCGCGAAGTTATTTTTAGTGATGACCTGGTGGAGATATTTGGGAAACGCCCGTGGGGAGAAACGCTGAGCATTAAAGATCACCTGGCCAAAAAAAGCCGGACAAAAAAGAAAGTCAATACGCAAAGTGCCAAAGAGAAAAAAGCGGCTTCCGGAACGGGAGAAAAAGAAGTGAAAAATAATAAGCCTTCGGAAAAAAAGGCTGATAAAAAGCCGGATATCCCTGAAGAGAATAATCTTTTGGAAGAAACTGTTTAG
- a CDS encoding LutC/YkgG family protein yields MEESTTKEKILKRVRDALISKKENPFKNVDFSSPVLVEEEEEREVAFARKLMENGGSFVYCENEKALGENLKMLLQQKKWDAYYVADKKLEMLLQSLEIPFQNDPEAFLKMQAGMTRCEYLIARFGSVLVSSGLDSGRRMFVYPETHIVISTTSQVVPELQDALAGMRKRYQENFPSQMTVITGPSRTADIEKTLVMGAHGPRELFVFVVDDED; encoded by the coding sequence ATGGAAGAGTCCACCACAAAAGAAAAAATTTTGAAACGGGTGCGGGATGCACTGATTAGCAAAAAAGAAAATCCGTTTAAAAATGTCGATTTTTCTTCCCCGGTTCTGGTGGAAGAAGAGGAAGAGCGGGAAGTGGCTTTTGCCCGTAAGTTAATGGAAAACGGTGGCTCGTTTGTTTATTGTGAGAATGAAAAAGCCCTGGGTGAGAACCTTAAAATGCTGCTTCAGCAGAAAAAGTGGGATGCTTATTACGTAGCGGATAAGAAACTGGAAATGCTTTTACAGTCACTGGAAATTCCGTTTCAAAACGACCCGGAGGCTTTCCTGAAAATGCAGGCCGGAATGACACGGTGCGAATACCTGATTGCCCGTTTTGGCAGTGTGCTGGTTTCTTCCGGTCTCGATTCCGGGCGGCGCATGTTTGTCTATCCCGAAACACACATTGTAATATCTACAACCTCACAGGTCGTTCCTGAGTTACAGGATGCTCTTGCCGGTATGCGAAAACGCTATCAGGAAAATTTTCCGTCACAAATGACCGTAATTACCGGCCCCAGCCGTACAGCAGATATCGAAAAAACATTGGTAATGGGAGCACACGGTCCGCGTGAACTTTTTGTTTTTGTGGTGGACGACGAAGATTAA
- a CDS encoding biotin--[acetyl-CoA-carboxylase] ligase — MNFLFLWWTTKINTVTIDFAGAVIRSSNMEWKINRYASLDSTNEEAFRAIATGKVAEGWVLWANEQTQGRGAGENHWESEPGKNLTFSLVLQPGFMLPEQQFVLTQCISLALYNVAEKRLGRDNLFIKWPNDIWFEQKKIAGVLIQNLISGNHIRYAVVGVGLNVNQTVFFSDAPNPASLIHFTGKTEDIELLLTEILHKFDSLYVTLSKDINALNQSYLEKLYRYGQQGTYRDADGVFEARLTGVDHYGRLLLRDDLGKQRIYGFKEVEFL, encoded by the coding sequence GTGAACTTTTTGTTTTTGTGGTGGACGACGAAGATTAATACGGTAACGATTGATTTTGCCGGAGCAGTAATCCGGAGCAGCAATATGGAATGGAAGATAAATCGATATGCTTCGCTGGATTCAACCAACGAAGAAGCTTTTCGTGCAATAGCCACCGGAAAGGTTGCCGAAGGATGGGTTCTCTGGGCAAATGAACAGACACAGGGGAGAGGCGCCGGTGAAAATCATTGGGAAAGTGAACCGGGAAAAAATCTTACCTTCAGTTTGGTCTTGCAACCCGGTTTTATGTTGCCTGAACAACAGTTTGTGCTTACGCAATGTATTTCGCTGGCGTTGTATAATGTGGCAGAAAAACGTCTTGGTCGCGATAACCTTTTTATAAAATGGCCTAACGATATCTGGTTTGAACAGAAAAAAATCGCCGGGGTTTTGATTCAAAACCTGATTTCCGGAAATCATATTCGTTATGCTGTTGTTGGGGTAGGTTTAAATGTTAATCAGACCGTGTTTTTTTCTGATGCACCCAATCCGGCTTCTTTAATCCATTTTACGGGCAAAACAGAAGATATTGAATTGCTTTTAACGGAGATTCTTCATAAGTTTGACAGCCTGTATGTTACCTTGAGTAAGGATATCAATGCCTTGAATCAATCCTATCTGGAAAAACTTTACCGGTATGGTCAACAAGGAACTTATCGTGATGCTGATGGCGTTTTTGAAGCGCGATTGACCGGTGTAGATCATTATGGCCGGCTTTTGCTTCGCGATGATCTGGGGAAGCAGCGGATCTATGGTTTTAAGGAAGTGGAATTTCTTTGA
- a CDS encoding NAD(P)H-hydrate dehydratase, with protein MKILPVEKIREADAYTIANEPIADIDLMERAATQLHHWITKRVDRSHRFYVFAGLGNNGGDGLALSRLLTVDGYDVQVYIVRYSSKNSESFQINYDRFKKLANKKLHEIQKDAEGIAFPVITDDDVVVDALFGSGLTRPVKGFPGEIIQRINRTPAVKIAIDIPSGLFADQPSRSASGTIVRADYTLSFQFPKLAFLLPENDDFVGSWHVLDIGLHPKFIQDVEVNDYYVRQNDVSIILKPRRKFSHKGTYGHALLIAGSYGKMGAAILSAHAALRSGVGLLHVHVPQSGYRIMQTALPEAMLSIDRYENYFSDVPELARFTAVGIGPGLGTMLQSQMALKLLIQQYKLPMVLDADALNILSENKTWLAFLPHYSILTPHPKEFERLAGSWKDDFERLEKQRAFAVRNQVVVVLKGAHTSICTPKGDCYFNSTGNPGMATAGSGDVLTGILTALLAQGYASVEAAVLGVYLHGLAGDIAAKKQGQEALISGDIIRNLGKAFKKLVS; from the coding sequence ATGAAAATATTACCGGTTGAAAAAATCAGGGAAGCCGATGCTTATACCATTGCCAATGAACCCATCGCAGATATTGATTTGATGGAAAGAGCAGCTACGCAGCTGCACCATTGGATTACTAAGCGAGTGGACCGTTCGCATCGTTTTTATGTATTTGCCGGATTGGGAAACAATGGCGGCGACGGATTGGCTTTGTCGCGGTTGCTTACTGTTGACGGATATGACGTACAGGTTTATATCGTGCGTTATTCGTCTAAGAATTCGGAAAGTTTTCAGATCAATTATGACCGTTTTAAGAAACTGGCCAATAAAAAATTACACGAAATACAGAAAGATGCTGAGGGAATTGCCTTTCCGGTGATCACTGACGATGACGTGGTGGTGGATGCCCTTTTTGGTTCCGGTTTAACCCGACCGGTGAAAGGGTTCCCCGGAGAAATTATTCAGCGGATCAACCGGACCCCCGCGGTAAAGATTGCCATTGACATTCCTTCCGGACTTTTTGCTGACCAACCTTCCCGTTCGGCGTCAGGAACGATTGTCCGTGCGGATTATACCCTGAGTTTTCAGTTTCCGAAATTAGCTTTTTTGCTTCCGGAGAATGATGATTTTGTGGGAAGCTGGCATGTGTTGGACATCGGATTACATCCGAAGTTCATTCAGGATGTGGAAGTTAATGATTATTATGTCCGGCAAAATGACGTTTCCATTATTTTAAAACCCCGCCGGAAATTTTCACATAAAGGAACTTACGGCCATGCGTTACTTATTGCCGGCAGTTATGGAAAAATGGGGGCCGCCATCCTGTCAGCTCATGCGGCTTTGCGTTCAGGTGTCGGGTTACTGCATGTGCATGTTCCGCAATCGGGATACCGTATCATGCAAACCGCTTTACCCGAAGCCATGCTGAGCATTGACCGTTATGAGAATTATTTCTCCGATGTTCCAGAGCTGGCCCGGTTCACGGCTGTGGGTATCGGACCGGGACTGGGCACCATGCTCCAGTCGCAAATGGCGCTGAAGCTGTTGATCCAGCAATATAAATTACCGATGGTGCTTGATGCCGATGCGTTGAATATCTTGTCGGAAAATAAAACCTGGCTGGCTTTTTTGCCTCATTATTCCATCCTGACGCCTCATCCGAAAGAATTTGAACGGTTAGCCGGAAGCTGGAAAGATGATTTTGAACGCTTGGAAAAACAACGTGCATTTGCTGTTCGGAATCAGGTAGTCGTAGTACTTAAGGGAGCGCATACCAGCATTTGTACCCCCAAAGGCGATTGTTATTTCAACTCGACCGGAAATCCGGGAATGGCCACCGCAGGGAGCGGCGATGTGCTGACCGGTATTCTTACGGCGCTATTAGCACAAGGATATGCATCGGTTGAAGCGGCTGTTCTTGGCGTTTACTTACATGGCCTGGCCGGAGATATTGCAGCAAAAAAACAGGGGCAGGAAGCGCTGATCTCGGGAGATATTATTCGAAATTTGGGTAAAGCATTCAAAAAATTGGTTTCATAA
- a CDS encoding GroES family chaperonin: MKELQPLNENVLLDLSEEKEEQKTASGIIIPDTAKEKPQYAKVVAIGNIENPGIAVGDTVFYKKFSGTEFDFEDKKYLMVPYADLLAKVVETEEI, encoded by the coding sequence ATGAAAGAATTACAGCCATTAAACGAAAACGTTTTATTGGATCTTAGCGAAGAAAAAGAAGAACAGAAAACCGCATCGGGCATTATTATCCCCGACACGGCAAAAGAAAAACCACAATATGCCAAAGTGGTAGCCATCGGAAACATTGAAAATCCGGGCATTGCAGTAGGAGACACCGTTTTCTACAAAAAATTCTCCGGTACAGAGTTTGATTTTGAAGACAAAAAATATCTGATGGTGCCTTATGCCGATCTGCTGGCAAAAGTGGTAGAAACCGAGGAGATCTAA
- a CDS encoding glutaredoxin family protein, translating into MAIKEIGSHNEMLQLLDEKKKNYILLYKKGSETSDCSYRNIEKVAGQLKDVNVAAADVTSVRDIHPVYSVTSAPTLLVFEGKNFVKTVKGCNDENFYKSLFESSFFTSSGNGEEEKPQKRVTVYSTPTCTWCNALKTHLRKNGIRFRDIDVSKDQKAAEAMVARSGQQGVPQTDINGEIIVGFDKKRINTLLGIQ; encoded by the coding sequence ATGGCAATAAAAGAGATTGGTTCGCACAACGAAATGTTGCAACTGTTGGATGAAAAGAAGAAGAACTACATTTTGTTGTATAAAAAAGGTTCGGAAACCAGTGATTGCAGTTACCGGAATATTGAAAAGGTAGCCGGACAGCTTAAAGATGTAAATGTGGCAGCAGCTGATGTGACTTCCGTAAGGGATATTCACCCGGTTTATTCGGTAACGTCGGCACCTACCCTGCTGGTGTTTGAAGGGAAAAACTTTGTAAAGACCGTAAAAGGTTGCAACGACGAAAATTTTTACAAATCACTGTTTGAAAGTTCATTTTTCACTTCATCCGGAAACGGAGAAGAAGAAAAACCGCAAAAACGGGTAACGGTTTATTCAACCCCTACCTGTACCTGGTGTAATGCGCTGAAAACCCATTTGCGCAAAAACGGAATCCGGTTTCGCGACATTGACGTATCCAAAGATCAAAAAGCAGCAGAAGCTATGGTGGCCCGTAGTGGCCAGCAAGGCGTTCCGCAAACCGACATTAACGGTGAAATTATTGTCGGATTTGACAAAAAACGAATCAACACTTTATTAGGAATTCAGTAG